In Mycobacterium stomatepiae, the following are encoded in one genomic region:
- a CDS encoding cytochrome P450: MTTLISDCPSVFDAGLPIVDYDQLIDPDDAHRVLADARSRAPIAMGRFGPEVLSYELVRTVLRDNRFVTAQGLGLDAQGVTSGPLWDRATANILGLDGGVHRRLRRLLSKAFAPRAAERLRDLAAELVDVLVDPFTSTGRCDVVADIAQGYPTPVICALLGAPARDWQLFSGWVNDIKKIFEWNIAEDEPLILTAWSELDAYLEDLIAQRRDSLTDDLISDLIRAEDDGDRLTHDELVMLSGTLLGAGTDTTRNQLAAAVEALAAHADQWALLARQPELAPDAVHELMRYRPIIFGTLRRAAEDVELAGVRIPADTLVAVNTAAANRDPDVYDQPHRLDITRRDAAPMLNFGGGVHYCLGAHLARLELTEALRVITARMPNARQTGPSPWRGMAGITGPVTVPLEFDAGH; encoded by the coding sequence ATGACCACTTTGATCAGCGACTGCCCGAGCGTCTTCGACGCCGGATTGCCCATCGTCGACTACGACCAGCTCATCGATCCCGACGACGCGCACCGCGTGCTGGCCGACGCGAGAAGCCGGGCCCCGATCGCGATGGGCCGCTTCGGGCCGGAGGTGCTGAGCTACGAACTGGTCCGAACGGTGCTGCGTGACAACCGGTTCGTCACCGCGCAGGGCCTCGGACTCGACGCGCAAGGCGTCACGTCAGGCCCGCTGTGGGACCGGGCGACCGCCAACATCCTTGGCCTCGACGGCGGCGTGCACCGTCGACTGCGCCGACTGCTGTCGAAGGCGTTCGCGCCCCGTGCCGCCGAACGGCTGCGCGACCTCGCGGCCGAACTCGTCGACGTCCTCGTCGACCCGTTCACCTCGACCGGGCGCTGCGACGTCGTCGCCGACATCGCCCAGGGCTACCCGACGCCGGTGATCTGCGCGCTGCTGGGCGCACCGGCGCGGGACTGGCAGCTGTTCTCGGGCTGGGTCAACGACATCAAGAAGATCTTCGAATGGAACATCGCCGAGGACGAGCCGTTGATCCTGACCGCCTGGAGCGAGCTGGACGCCTACCTCGAAGACCTGATCGCCCAACGCCGCGACTCGCTGACCGACGACCTGATCTCCGATCTGATTCGCGCCGAGGATGACGGAGATCGGCTCACGCACGACGAGCTGGTGATGCTGTCCGGCACCCTGCTCGGCGCGGGCACCGACACCACCCGCAACCAGCTGGCCGCCGCGGTCGAGGCGCTGGCCGCCCACGCCGACCAATGGGCGCTGCTGGCCCGGCAACCGGAACTGGCACCCGATGCCGTCCACGAGTTGATGCGTTACCGGCCAATCATTTTCGGCACTCTGCGACGCGCCGCCGAGGACGTCGAGCTCGCCGGTGTCCGCATCCCGGCCGACACGCTGGTGGCCGTCAACACCGCCGCGGCCAACCGCGACCCGGACGTCTACGACCAACCCCACCGGCTCGACATCACCCGCCGCGATGCGGCGCCCATGCTCAATTTCGGTGGCGGCGTGCACTATTGCCTCGGCGCGCACCTGGCGCGGCTGGAATTGACCGAGGCCCTACGCGTCATCACCGCCCGCATGCCCAACGCCCGCCAGACCGGCCCGAGCCCCTGGCGCGGCATGGCGGGCATCACCGGACCCGTGACTGTGCCCCTGGAGTTCGACGCCGGGCACTAG